The nucleotide window CCATCGTGACCCCCTCGAACCGAAAGTCTGTTCGTATCGAGTCTAGAGTACCGACGCCAACCGTGCAAACACGTGTTCGCTTTCCACTTGCAATCGAACACGTGTTTGGTATGATGTTGACGAACACATGTTCGATGCGAAGCGATGTCAGACCCGAGAAGTATCTTCGTCGTATCACGTCGGACGGAAACTCAACTGGAGGATGCGATGCACTGCACGACAGGCACTGTGGGGCAGATTCTCCCCATGCAGGCTTCAGCAGACGACACACCAGCGCCGGTCAGGTATCGTCGCAGGGCCTCGGTGGGGGAAGCGCTGCTCCTCGTCCTTACGTGCGCTCTCGTGTTCGTGGCCCTCGTCGCAGTCCGCCCGGGAGTCGCATCCTCCGACTTGCCCACTCGTGCTATCCGCGTCCGCGCCTCAGACACCCTTTGGGACATCGCATCCGAGAACCGGACCGAGGGCCTTTCCACTGCCCAGACGGTCGAGGTTCTCAAGACGTTGAACCGCCTCGACCATTCACGGATC belongs to Actinomycetota bacterium and includes:
- a CDS encoding LysM peptidoglycan-binding domain-containing protein, whose amino-acid sequence is MHCTTGTVGQILPMQASADDTPAPVRYRRRASVGEALLLVLTCALVFVALVAVRPGVASSDLPTRAIRVRASDTLWDIASENRTEGLSTAQTVEVLKTLNRLDHSRIAVGQSLLIPNTEEPVLTLANP